One segment of Solanum lycopersicum chromosome 1, SLM_r2.1 DNA contains the following:
- the LOC138340263 gene encoding uncharacterized protein, whose amino-acid sequence MTPNELNYSPIEKLCLALVFSIQKMKHYFQAHVVRLISRANPIKFLMSKPVLSDRLASWYLQFQQFEIVYVPQKSVKGQALANFLADHPIPNDWELTDEFLDADAMLIEVQPPWKMYFDGAAHRGGAGAGVVFITSAGVVFITSQEEILPFSFTLKQCCSNNVAEYQALILGLEMAVDMKQLHLQVFGDSQLVINQLLGSYEEEATQALQEAYSGVCGSHQSGPKLHFRIKRMGYYWSIMEKDCLYYARKCDACQFHANFIHQPPEVLHPTIASCPFDAWGPDIVRPLPNSSGGHLYILAATDYLSKWAEAVAFKEVKKENVANFIRVNIIYHFGIPRYIITDNGKPFDNKLMNKICDLFDFMKRKSSMYHAAANGLAEAFNKTLCNLLKKVVSKSKRE is encoded by the exons ATGACGCCAAATGAGCTTAATTATTCGCCAATTGAAAAGTTATGCTTGGCACTGGTCTTCTCAATTCAAAAGATGAAGCATTATTTTCAAGCTCATGTTGTCCGCCTCATTTCTAGAGCAAATCCCATCAAGTTTCTTATGTCAAAACCTGTCCTTAGTGACCGACTAGCAAGCTGGTACCTCCAATTCCAACAATTTGAGATTGTGTACGTCCCTCAAAAATCCGTGAAGGGACAAGCACTAGCGAATTTCTTAGCAGACCATCCTATACCAAATGATTGGGAGTTAACTGATGAGTTTCTTGATGCAGATGCAATGTTAATTGAAGTTCAACCTCCTTGGAAAATGTACTTTGATGGGGCTGCACATCGCGGCGGAGCTGGTGCTGGCGTGGTGTTCATCACTTCAGCTGGCGTGGTGTTCATCACTTCACAAGAAGAGATTCTACCATTCTCTTTTACTCTAAAACAATGTTGCTCCAATAATGTCGCTGAATATCAAGCACTGATACTTGGACTTGAAATGGCCGTTGACATGAAACAATTACATTTACAAGTCTTTGGTGACTCtcaattggtgattaatcaactcTTAGGAAGTTATGAG GAAGAAGCGACTCAAGCTCTGCAAGAAGCATATTCAGGAGTATGTGGATCACATCAATCTGGACCAAAACTTCATTTTCGCATAAAGAGGATGGGGTATTACTGGTCAATCATGGAGAAAGATTGCTTATATTATGCCAGGAAGTGCGACGCTTGTCAATTTCATGCGAATTTCATTCATCAGCCACCCGAAGTATTGCACCCAACCATCGCATCTTGTCCATTTGATGCTTGGGGACCGGATATTGTAAGACCATTACCAAATTCTTCTGGTGGACACTTGTACATCTTGGCTGCAACTGATTACTTATCAAAATGGGCTGAAGCTGTCGCTTTTAAAGAGGTGAAGAAAGAGAATGTTGCAAATTTTATCCGAGTAAATATTATCTATCACTTTGGCATCCCTCGCTATATAATAACAGACAATGGcaaaccatttgataacaagtTAATGAACAAGATTTGTGATCTTTTTGACTTTATGAAGCGTAAATCTTCTATGTACCATGCTGCCGCTAATGGTCTTGCTGAAGCATTCAATAAGACTCTATGCAACCTTCTCAAGAAAGTTGTCTCCAAATCCAAACGGGAATGA